From the Mytilus trossulus isolate FHL-02 unplaced genomic scaffold, PNRI_Mtr1.1.1.hap1 h1tg000085l___fragment_1__unscaffolded, whole genome shotgun sequence genome, one window contains:
- the LOC134699843 gene encoding 4-galactosyl-N-acetylglucosaminide 3-alpha-L-fucosyltransferase 9-like produces the protein MCIGVITFLFGTWILFTLGSISYFGGPYFNTVKKQLQPLRKNASEKQFTILFHAIPTWFDPKTFNVDDCSYKNCKLITDKKLLLTSEAVIFHHNSFSTLPDKPSGQIWIFATLESPYHTRESKKLQMKFNWTMTYRRDSEGFSPYGFLRKQLHKPVKNYNAIFMNKTKSIAWVVSNCRSPSKRHAYVKELSKYIDVDIYGGCGKPCLFEGEDCKIHLSKSYRFYLSFENSLCKDYMSEKIFRMYSDSIDFIPIVRGAPNAKDYLPQKTYISTSDFQSPQKLAAFLKTISRDKTRYISYLKEKHKYLADKKEIFYLGLCDICYHLNVKKQKSKTIDLHKWLWKNQCHMPNDIHAEMGLITFNVIH, from the coding sequence ATGTGCATAGGcgttataacatttttatttgggACATGGATACTTTTTACCTTAGGATCAATCAGCTATTTTGGAGGACCATATTTCAATactgtaaaaaaacaactaCAACCTTTAAGGAAAAATGCGTCTGAAAAGCAATTTACCATTTTATTTCATGCTATACCTACCTGGTTTGATCCTAAAACGTTCAATGTTGATGATTGTAGTTACAAAAACTGCAAATTAATAACAGACAAAAAGCTACTTTTAACAAGTGAAGCTGTCATCTTTCATCACAATTCATTCTCAACATTGCCTGATAAGCCAAGTGGTCAAATATGGATATTTGCTACTCTCGAGAGTCCATATCATACTCGTGAGTCTAAAAAATTGCAGATGAAATTTAATTGGACAATGACATACCGAAGAGATTCAGAAGGATTTTCACCGTATGGATTTCTGAGGAAACAACTCCACAAACCTGTAAAAAATTACAACGCTATAttcatgaataaaacaaaaagtattgcTTGGGTCGTGAGCAACTGTCGATCTCCTTCAAAGCGACATGCTTATGTGAAAGAATTATCGAAATATATTGATGTTGATATTTACGGAGGATGTGGGAAACCTTGCTTATTCGAAGGAGAAGATTGTAAAATACATCTAAGTAAAAGTTACAGGTTCTatctttcttttgaaaattcattATGCAAGGACTATATGAGTGAAAAAATCTTTAGAATGTACAGTGATAGTATAGATTTTATTCCAATCGTTCGAGGTGCTCCTAATGCGAAAGACTATTTGCCACAAAAGACATATATTTCAACGTCTGATTTTCAGTCACCACAAAAACTGGCGGCATTTCTTAAAACTATAAGCAGAGATAAAACACgctatatttcatatttaaaagaaaaacacaaatatttggCAGATAAAAAAGAGATCTTTTACTTGGGATTATGTGATATATGttatcatttaaatgttaaaaaacaaaagtctAAAACCATCGATCTACATAAATGGCTATGGAAAAATCAGTGCCATATGCCAAATGACATACATGCAGAGATGGGTCtgattactttcaatgtaattcattaa